The segment GAGTAGGCCGCGTGTTTCAGTCGTGCGACGTTCTCAGTGCCTCGATGGCGCTTACGATTTCGCGGGGAGTCTCGCAGATGACGTGCGCGCCGGCGTTGATCAACTCGGCACGTGAGCCATAACCATAACCGGCGCCGATCGCGGTCATGCGGTGATATCGCGCGGCGATCATGTCGTGTTCGCGATCGCCGACCAGCGCGGTCGTTGCGCTCGATAGCCGATGCGTCTCGATAACATGCGCGAGCAGCTCGCGCTTGTCGGAAAAGGTGCCGTCGCGATGGCTGCCGTACACTCCCACGAAGTGGCGGCGCAGTTCGAACGCATCGAGCACGGTCTCGGCGACATCGAGCATCTTCGCCGTCGTCAAAATAAGTCGGTGTTCGCGGCCGAGCGTCGCGAGCACATCGTGGATGCCGTCGTAAACCTTGTTTTCGAGATAGCCGGTCCGATCGTAGCGCTCGCGATAATGGTCGATAGCGCGCTCGACCAGCGTGCTCTCCGCGCCCGGCAGGAGGCGAGCGATGTTCTCGCGCAAGGGAGGTCCGACGCACCATAGCAAATCGTCATCATCCGTCGCAGGCATTCCCACCGCTTCAAGCGCGTAACGAACCGATCGCACGATGCCGGCGCCTGAGTCCGTCAGCGTGCCGTCGAGGTCGAAGAGAATCGTATCGATCGTCGGGCGCACCGCCGGAACCATACTGGAAGCGCGATCACGAGGACATCCAGGCTTTGACGGCGAGCATGCGATCCGGT is part of the Candidatus Binataceae bacterium genome and harbors:
- a CDS encoding HAD hydrolase-like protein, with translation MVPAVRPTIDTILFDLDGTLTDSGAGIVRSVRYALEAVGMPATDDDDLLWCVGPPLRENIARLLPGAESTLVERAIDHYRERYDRTGYLENKVYDGIHDVLATLGREHRLILTTAKMLDVAETVLDAFELRRHFVGVYGSHRDGTFSDKRELLAHVIETHRLSSATTALVGDREHDMIAARYHRMTAIGAGYGYGSRAELINAGAHVICETPREIVSAIEALRTSHD